DNA from Halobaculum sp. XH14:
CGGTCATGGGTCGTGATACCGCACAGCGGACCAAATACGTTCTGCCGACCGATCGCTCGTTTCGCCGACCCCTCTCCCGTCCCCCCGACCGATCTCATCGCACCGACGCTCGTCCCCTGGCTTGCTCGTATCGATACGCTTTCGGCTTCGGAACGAAACCGACACTCGTGGTCGACGGAGAAGCTCGTGTCCCGGAAACCGTCCACGGGTGGTGGATCGTGCTCGTGGGGACGCTCTCGATGACGTTCACGTTCGGAACGCCCTACTCGTACGGGCTGTTCCTGGGAGCGTTCGCCGAGACGTTCGACGTGTCGCGCGTCACCCTCTCGACCGTCTTCTCCGTCGAACTGTTCGCGTTCTACGCCGGCGCGGGCGTGGTCGGGGTCCTCGTGACGCGGCTCCCGGCCCGCGCCGTACTGCTGGTCACCGGCGGTACGACCGCGTTACTCGCGCCGTCCCTCTACGTCGTGGACTCGCTCGCGGGGCTGTTCGTCGTCTTCGGACTGCTCGGGACCGCGCTGGGGACCGTGTACGTGGTGCTGGCGTCAGTCGTCCCCCAGTGGTTTCGGGAGCGTCGCGGCCTTGCGACGGGCGTCCTCTTCATGGGCAACGGGCTCGGACTCCTCGTGCTTCCGCCGGCCTGGCGGTACGGCTTCGAGCAGTTCGGCGTTCGGCGGGGGTTCCTCATCGTCGTCGGGGTCAGCGCAGTTTCGTTCCTCCTCGCCGGCGCGTTCTGCCGACGGCCGCCCTGGAGCGAGCCCGGCGGCGAGTCGCTGGCGGACCTCTCCCGCTGGCTGGTCCGGCTGGCGGGCGGTCGCGGGTTCCAGTTGACGTTCCTCGGCATGGGGCTCGCGTTCGCCTGGTACTACCTGCTCGCCGCCTACGCGGTCGATCTGTTCGTCACCCGGGGTCTCTCGGAGGCGACGGCGACGCTCGCGTTCGGGTTCATCGGCGGGGTCAGCGTTTTCTCGCGGGTCGGGAGCGGCGTGGTCGCCGATCGGTTCGGCTACCGGCGAACGTTCCTCGCTTCGCTCGGCCTGGCGGCGCTTGGAAGCGCGCTGCTGTTGGTTCCCAGCGCCGTCTTCGTCTTCCTGTCCGTCTGCGTCTTCGGCCTCGCGCTCGGAGCCATCGGCACCCTGTACATCCCGATCCTCATGCGGCGGTACGACCCCGAGAAGGACACGGCGATCATCGGCGTGTTCAACGTGACCTTCGGCGTGTTCGCGCTGGCCGCACCGCCGGTCGGGACGGCCCTGATCGCGTACAGCGGGTCCTACTCGGGAGTCACCGTGCTCACGCTGCTCGCGTCGATCGGCGCCATCTGTGCGGTCTGGCTGGGAACGCCCCCGGCGCAACTGGACTCCTCCTGAGTTGGGGGAGCGATCCGCCCGCTCGTCAGCCGAGCCGACGTTCCCACGCCGGGGCCGCGAGCGATTCCCCGCTCACGCCCTCAGGTCCCTGTCCGGCCAGCAGCACCGCCGCCTCGTCCATGACGTCCGGCTGCAGGATCGACTCCCGCTCCTCGTCGGGCAGGTGGTCCCAGAACGCCGTGTTCACCCGGCCGCCGGGACCGAGGCTGTTGACGTTGATCCCCGCCTCGTCGTACTCGGCCGCCATCGTCCGCGTCAGGGCCTCCACGCCGGCCTTCGAGGCGGCGTACGGGCCGAACCTGGGCGCCGGTTTCTCCGCCAGCCCCGAGGAGACGTTGACGACGTTCCCGGAGCCCCCGTCGAGCATGTGTGGCAGCGTCGCCTTCGAGAACCGGAACACGCCGGTCAGGTTCGTGTCGAGCACCAGCTCCCACTCGTCCTCGGTCACGTCCCCGAGGAGCTTGCCGTCCTTCCCGAGGCTCAACAGGCCCACCGCGGCGTTGTTCACCAGGGTGTCGATCCCGCCGAACGCGTCGACCGTCCGCTCGACGGCGCGGGACACCGAGTCGGCGTCCCGCACGTCCGCCGGCGCGACCAGCGTCTCCCCGTCGGCGTCCGCGGCCACCGCGGTCAGTTCGTCCCCGTCACGCGCGACCAGCGCCACGCTCGCGCCCTCCGCCGACAGTCGCAGCGCCATCGACCGACCGAGCCCGCGGCTCGCGCCCGTGACCACGATCCGTTCGCCGTTCAGGTTCGCCATGGACACTGATGACCGAACCGTCCCATAAGGGTTTCCTCGGGGAGAGCCCCCGATCCGGCGGCCGATTCAGCCCACGACCCGGCCGTCAACGATCGTCGGTCGTCGTTAGACGTCGCCGGTGTACGTCCGGGTGGCCGTGAGCCGGTCCATCTTCCACTCGCCCCCGTGTTTGCCGTACTCGACGTCGTGTGTGCCCATCGCCCACTCGCCATCCCCGTGGTCCGGGTCGTCGGCCTTCAGGAGCACGTACGACCAGCGGGCGGTCGCCTCGTCGCCCTCGACCGTGATGATGGGGTTCGTGGCGAGGTGCTGATACGCGGCCGGCCTGTTCGCCGCGCTGGATTCGAGGAACTCCCGGATCTCCTCGCGACCCTCGAACGACCGGTCCCCGAGGGCGAACGTGCCGTTCGGAGCGAACAGGTTCGCCAACGATTCGGGCTCGCCGTCGTCGACCGCCCGGATGTACTCGTAGTGGATCCGCTCGAGCTGGCTTCTATCGCGTTCGGACATGCCGGGTAGTCGTGAGCGGCCGGCTCACAAGAATCATTCGTCGCGGGGCTTACTCGATGGTGCCGTACTGGCCCCTGAAGAACGTGAGCGGGGCCGCGTCGGGCTCCTGGACGCCCATCTCCTCGACGTGGCCGAGATAGATGGTGTGGTCGCCCCCGTCGTAGCTCTCCGTGAGGGTACAGTCCATGTAACAGATCGCCTCCTCGACGATCGGCGATCCGGTCGCCTCCCGACGGAACGTGACGTCCTCCCAGGGGTCGTCCATCTCCTTGTGTTCGCCCGCGAAGCGGTTCGAGAGCCACTCCTGCTCCGCGGAGAGGACGTTCACCGCGTAGCGCTCGCTCTCGGCGATCAGGTCGTGCGACGTCGTTCCCTTGTCAGCGTTGAACAGGACGAGCGGGGGATCGAGCGACACCGAGGCGAACGAGTTCACGGTCATCGCGTGATCGTCCCCGTCGACCGTCGTCGTCACGACCGTCACGCCCGTCGCGAAGTTTCCCATCACCTGTCGGAACTGATCTTGCTCGACCATGAGCAGTTGCTATGCTCGCTACTACTAAACTACTGTGCCCGGCGGCCGACGATCCTCCTGCCGTGCCGCCGGCGACCGGCGGCCGACGATCCGGCGTTGGCACTCCGGACGCGAAGCGGGAGGGAGAAACGTCGAACCGCCCGGTCAGGACTCGAGGAACTCCCTGGTCCGCGAGAGGAACTCCTCGGGGTGTTCGATGTGTGCGCTGTGGTGAGTCTCCTCGAGCAGGACGAGTTCCGAGCCCGGGATCATCTCGTGGAGTTCGGTCATCGCCTCGGGCGGCTGCAGGGGGTCATCCTGCCCGCCGAAGATGAGCGTCGGCACGTCGACCCGCTCGTACTCGTGGCTGCGCCTGAACTCCCGGTCCTCCTCGAACGGCGTGTTGAACCGGATGGCGGCGGTGCTCTGCCAGTGGCCGGGGATCCTGCTCGCCGCCCGTTTCCGGTCGACGTACGCCTGGTCGTACCACTCCTCGTAGAACAGGAGCGAGAGGATCTCGCGGACGTCCTCCTCGGTGGCCTCGAAGTTGTGGAGGATCTCGCCGAACCCCTGCGGGGCCCCGCCGCCGCCGCTCACGAGGACGATCTTGTTCATGTTCCACTCCGGGTCGTCCTCGCACGCGAGGCTGGCGATGTAGCCGGCGCCCATCGAGTGGCCGATGAAGTGCGCCTCGTCGACGTACAGCGCGTCGAGGAACGCCCCGACGTGGCGCACCCGTCGGTCGAACTGGTCCCCGAAGTCGAACACTTTCTCGGAGCGGCCGTACCCGAGCAGGTCGGGCGCGAGGACGTGATAGTCCTCCGCCAGGTCGTCGATGACTGGCTCCCAACTGAGCTCCGCGGTCGCGCCGAACTCGCCCGAGTGAATCAGGACGAGCGTCTCGTCGTTGCCCTCGCCCGCTTCGAGGTAGTGTGTTTTCAAGTCGTTGACGTCGAGGTACCGACTCGTGTAGGATTGACTCATGCTACCACCATTCCCGGTAGGTTCTGGGAAAGCGACCGACATAAGTGTTCCCGACCGTCGGACGTGGTGGCCCTCCGCCGTCGACCGTCGGGTCGGGGGCGGCGGACGCACGGGGCACCGAAATCGTCATGGTCGTCCGTGCGGACGGGTCACACATGTCGGTAGAGGAGTCGGGCCCGGAGGCAGAGGTCCCGCCCGAGGCGTTCGAGACGCGCATCGTCGACGTCGACTTCCACATGAACCCCGCCGAGGAGGTCCTCCTCGAGTACGTGGACGACGGGACGGTGCGGGAGAAGCTGACGACGGAGTTCGGGATGACCCCCCGGAAGGGCAAGTGGGACGCCGCCTACGCGATCAAGGGGGGCAACGAGGGGCTGTTCACGCAGGGGCGCGCACAGACCCCGGCGGACGTCCGCGAGGCGGCGCGGACGTTCGCGATCGACGAGCCGGTCGTCAACGCCGGGATCAACAACCTGCCGACCCAGCACCACCCCGTGCTGAAGAACGCGGTCGCGGGGGCGGCCAACGACTGGCTCCTCGACGCCGTCGTGCCCGAGGACCTCCACTGTCTCATGATGCTCCCCCAGTGGGACCCCGAGTTCGCGGTCGAGGAGATCGAACGCGTCGGCGACGAGCGGGGGATCGTGGGCGCGTACGGCTGGTTCGGTCCGTTCCGGCTGTTCGGGACCACCGACTTCGATCCCGTGTTCGAGGCGCTGGAGGCCAACGACCTCCCGCTGTTCCTCCACGGGTCGCTCTCGTTCTGGCCCCAGAACACCCCCGTCGGCGACGGCACGTACACGTGGACCGAGATACTGGGGTTCGACTGGCCCGTCCACGCCCAGATGACGACGGTCAACATGATCATGAGCGGGGTGTTCGACCGGTTCCCGGACGTCCAGGTCGTCATCCAGGAGGGGGGCCACTGGTGGCTCCCGTTCCTCCGCTATCGGATGGACGAGTTCTACGAGATGCACCCCGAGGACGTCGCGATCACGCCGCGGAAGTTCGAGGCCGGGGAGCGGTACCTGGACCGCTCCCCGAGCGAGTACCTTCGGGATAACGTCAACGTCTGCACCCAGCCGATGGCGCCGCCCGACCGGTCCGGGGAGCTGCGGAACCTGCTCGAACTGTCGATGGCGGCGGACACGTTCCTCTATTCGAGCGACTGGCCCCACCAGACGCTCGACCCGGCGACGTGGGCGTTCGACAACCCGGCGATCGACGACGAACTGCGCGACGCGATCCTGCACGGGAACGCCGAGCGGCTCCTCGGGATCTGACGATGTCGTCGGAAACCTCCCACCGGGTCGCGGCGGCCGACGAGATCGACCCCGGCGAGGGGATGGGTGTCGAGGTCGACGGCATCGAGATCGCCCTGTTCAACGTCGAGGGCGAGTTCCACGCCATCAGCAACCGGTGTCCACACCAGCGCGCCCCGCTCTGCAAGGTCGGCGAGAAGAAGATCAACGGTGAGCTGTGCTGGAGTGACACCCGCGGCGGGGTCGACGCCGAGACGCCGGCCATCTCCTGTCCGTGGCACCTCTGGGAGATCGAACTCGAGACGGGCGAACATCCCGTGTCCGGGTCGAAGATCGGGTGCTTCGACGTCGTGGTCGAGGAGGGCGACGTGTTCGTCGAGCTCTAGGCGGGCCCCCCGGACCCCGCCCCCGCGCCGCTACTGCCCATCCCATCGGTTCGGCGGATCGACCCCTCCCATCGGTTCGGTGGGCCCCTGCGAAGGATTTTATGAGGAAACGCCTATGAGGGGGGTATGGAAATCATCCATTTCCATCTGATGCCGTGGCAACGGACCGAGGACGCCATCGCGTGGCCCTACTCCGAGGACAAGTTCGACCCGGCGATCGGGGGCGACCTCTACGAGACGTACTTCTCCCAGCTCGAGTACTCCGAGGAGCTCGGATTCGACACCATCGGCTTCAACGAGCACCACTACACCGCCTACGGCCTGATGCCCGGCCCGAACCTCGTCGCAGCCCACATGGCGGCCCGGACCGACGAGATCGGCCTCGCGGTCATGGGCAACGTGCTGCCGATCCGCGGCAACCCGATCCGGGTGGCAGAGGAGATGGCGATGCTCGACAACATCAGCGACGGACGGATGACGAGCGGGTTCGTCCGCGGCATCCCGACCGAGTACGCCGCCTACAACGTCGACCCCGACGAATCGCGCGGCCGCTTCGAGGAAGCCTGGGAACTCGTCGTCGAAGCCTGGACCGCCGAGGAGCCGTTCGACTGGGACGGCGAGTTCTGGCAGTACGACGACGTCTACATCTGGCCGCGACCCAAGCAGGACCCCCACCCGCCGCTCTGGATGCCCGCCGAGAGCCGGAAGTCGATCGAGTGGGCCGCCAAAAAGCGGGTCCCGATGGCGCAGGTGTACGTCGGGACGGAGAACCTCGTCGACTCCGCGGACTACTACCGACAGGTCGCACGCGAGGAGTACGGCTGGGAGCCCACGGAGGAGTACTTCTCGCCGTGCCGTCCGGTCTACGTCGCGGAGACGATGGGGAAGGCACGGGCGGAGGCGGAAGAACACCTCGAGTTCTTCTACGACACGCTGTTCGCCGGCCTCTACCGCGCCGGCGCGGTCCAGCAGGTCGGCGAGTCCGCCTACCGGGAGGACGACTCCTTCTCCTATGCGGACCACACGCCCGAGAAGGGGAAGAAGGCGATGAACTTCGACTTCGACGAACTACAGGAGACCGGCGAGATCATCGTCGGGTCGCCCGAGTACGTGGTCGGCGAGATCGAGCGCCAGTACGAGGCGATCGGCGGGTTCGGCACGTTCATCGGACTGTTCCAGTTCGGGACGCTCCCCGACGACCTGGTTCGACGGAACCTCGAACGGTTCAGCGACGACGTCATGCCCGAAGTGCGGTCGCTGACGAACTGACGTGGACGGGAGTCGGACCGCGAGCAACGGGAGTCCTCGAGCCACACCCGTCGCACGCGGAGCGGGGAGATCGCCTCCAGTGCGGGCCTACTCCGGCTTGCCGGGGAAGTTGACGAACCGGTCGAGCCGGTCGCGCCCCTCCTCGAGTATCGAGCTCCCGTGGAAGACGAGGATGACGTCGAACGAGTAGTCGAGCAGCCGTTCGAGCCCCTCCTCCAGGGCGATGAGGTCGGTGCTGTACGCCGCCGGCGGGAGGACGGGGTAGCCGGCCGGCATCCCGCGCTGGTCCGACCCGCTCACGACGTCGCCCGACACCATCACGCCGCGGTCCTCGTCGACGAACGCGTAACTGTCCTCCTTGTGACCGGGGACGTGGAGCGCCTCGAACCCGCCGATCGTGTCGCCGTCGTCGTAGACGTGATCCGGCTCGTGACCGTCCAGATCCGTCTGTGCCGAGGCCCAGACGTCGGCGTCGAACGCCTCGGTGATCGTCCCGAGCCCGCCGACGTGGTCGTGATCGCCGTGGGTGAGCACGATCCGTTCGGGCGTCATCCCGGTTTCCTCGATGCGGGCGACGGTTTCGTCCGCGCCGTCGGCGAAGCCGGTGTCGAACAGCGTCGGCGTCTCCCCGTCCACGAGGAACACGCGATACCGCCGGCCGTCCGCGAACGTCTTCGCCGTGACGTCGTACACGCCGTCCTGAATCTCCGTGACTCCCGTCATGGTGTGAGAGTTCCCTACGCCGCATAATGTAGTTTTCCCCGCCGCTATTCGACCGCGAGCGGGCGCAGGCAGTCGAGCACGACGCCGACGTCCTCGGGCCCCGCTCGGCCGACCGCGGTCGGCCGGACCTCCCTCGTCCACGCGTCGAACTCGTCCATCGCGCCGTGGTACTCGACGAGGTTCGGGTGGAAGAGGAACGTCTCGCCAGGGGCGGCACGGTCCGTGAGCTCCGCGAACGCCGCCTCGGGCGTTCCGTCGCCGCCGAGCAGGCGCGTGTCGTGGGGGAACACGGAGTCGAACAGGTCGATCCCGTCCGGCGCGTCGGCTTCTGACCGGCCGAGGATCCACGTGAGGCCGAGTTCGTCCGCGGCCCGGAGCGTCCCCTCGCTCACCTCCTTGAACGGCGCGAAGAAGCCCTCCGGGCGGACGCCCGCGGCGTCCTCGATGGCGTCGAGCCCCCGCGCGAGGTTCTCGTGGGCGAGGTCGTACGGGAGCCCCGCGCACTCGACGTGTCGATACCCGTGGAGCACGATCTCGTGGCCCTCGTCGTCGAGTTCCTCGATGATCGCCGCCCGCTCGTCGGCGTCCCGTCCGAGGAACGCGACGCTCGCCCGCGCGTCGGCGTCGAGGAACAGCCGCGAGAGCGTCCGGTACTCCTCGTCAGTGTAGCGGGCGAGTGCGTGGAACGTGCGCCTGTCCAGCTCCGCGTCGGACCCGGCGTGCTCGGCGATGAACCCGAAGAACGCCCGCGTTTCCAGCCGCCGTAGCTCCGATAGCTCCTCCATGGTTCGCCCGGACGATGGGTCGGTCCGGTCATAAACGCTCCCCCGGCCCGACGAACGCGCGGCCGTCGCCGGTCCGCCCGGTCAGTGAAACGCCTGCCGGGACGACGCGAGGGACACGTCCTCGGGAAGCTCGCGGAGCGTCGAGCGCGACGTCGACAGGTCGGCCGTGACCGCCGCCTCGGGCGAGGTCTGGAGGTTCACGCCGAAGTCGACGTCGACGGTCGGGACGGGCGCGCCGTCCTCGATGTAGAACGGCGAGTCGTGGCCGGGGATCACGAGATCGACCCGCGATTTCACGTCCCGAATCGTCTCGATGGCCTCCCGCTTGTCGTGGAGCACCATCGGGTTCTCCGTGGCCACCTCGCGCGTGTTCTTCACGGCGTCGCCGGTGAAGCCGTAGGTGCGGTCCCCCTGGGACAGCAGGAACCCGACGTGGTGTTCCGTGTGGCCGGGCGTCGGGAACGCCTCCAGGCCGCCGACGGTATCGCCGAGCGCGAACGGTTCGACCCCGAGCGAGTCGAGCATCGCCGCGGCGTTGCGCGGGGTCGCCCAGTCGTACTCGCCGTTTCGAACGCGTGCCAGTTCCTCCTCGTACACGTGAACCGTCGCGTTCTCGAAGAGGTCCACGTTGTCACAGTGATCGAAGTGGACGTGCGTGAGCAGCACGTCCTCGACGTCGTTCGGATCCACGCCGACCTCATCGAGCGCGTCCGTGAGGAGCGGTCGCCGCGCCAGCGAGCCGACGTCGACGACCGTCGACTCGTCCACCAGCGCCGCCGATGCCTGTCCGAGGTAGCCCTGACTCGACCGTCCGGGGATGCCCTGCAGGAGCACGTCTATTCGCGTCATCGCCTCCCCGGTCGGACGCGGACGGGTAAAGCGTGTGGGTCGATCCCCGCCGGCCGAACGATTATTGCTCTGGGGAGCCGTCACCCACGCATGCAACTGGCACTCGTGCAGTTCGAACCGCGGGGCACGGTCGCGGGAAACCGCGAGCACGTCGAGGAACGGGTCCGGGAGGCGGCCGCCGACGGCGCGGATCTGGTCGTCCTGCCCGAGATCTGGAACGTCGGCTACTTCGCGTTCGACCGGTACGAGGCGGACGCCGAACCCCTGGACGGCGAAACGGTTTCCGCGGTTCGATCGCTCGCGGCCGAGGTGGGGATACCGATCCACGCTGGGAGCATCGTCGAGCGGGACGGTGACGACCTGTACAACACGAGCGTCTACGTCGACGACGCGGGCGAGGTGCGGGCGACCTACCGGAAGATGCACCTGTTCGGCTACGAGTCCGCCGAGAACGAACTGCTCACTCCCGGGGACGAGGTCGTGTGCTTCGAGACGGCGTTCGGGACGGTCGGGCTCGCGACGTGCTACGATCTCAGGTTCCCGGCCCTGTTCCGGGCGATGTCGGACCGCGGCGTCGACCTCCTGCTCGTGACGTCGGCGTGGCCGCTTGCGCGGCTCGACCACTGGTCGCTGTTGACGCGGACCCGGGCGCTCGAACACCAGTGCGTGCTCGCCGCGGCGAACGGGGTCGGTCCGAACGAGGGGGTCGAACTCGGCGGCCACAGCTGTGTCGTCGATCCATGGGGGACGCCGGTCGCGAACGCGGGAGGGCGCGAGGGGACGATCCACGCGCGGGTCGACCCGGCGACGGTCGGCGAGTCCCGCGCCGAGTTCCCGACGCTGGCTGATCGACGGATCGACGTCCGGTACGACGTCGGGGACCCGCGGGAGGGCGAGTTGAACGACTGAGCGTTCGCGAGGAAGGGGTCGAGCGTCGTTCCCGTCCGAACGAGCGCCCGTCAGGTGCCCTCGGGCGTGTGCCAGTCGATGACGTCGACGGTGTAGGCGACGGACAGCGTCCGGTTCAGGACGGGGTCACGGAGCTCCGCCTCGAAGTACGGTTCGGTCCGCAGTTCGCCGGCGTCGGTCCCGACGCTGCCCGAGAACAGGAGCGTCCCGTCGTGCGGGGGCGTCGTCCGGTCCTCGAGCAACGAGAACAGGTCCTCGGGGGGACGGAGCTCCGCCAGCGTCCCGGTCTGGTACCGGTCCGGATCGGTCGGATCGCCGGTCCAGCTCCTGAGTTCGAGTTCGTCCCAGTGGTCGGCCACCTCCGCGAGTTGCCAGAACGTGTCCCCGACGACGTTCGGACACACCTGCTTCGAGAGCGCGACGTTCTCCGTCTCGAGTTCCCGGTCCGTGTGGTCGCTGCCGACCGTCACGTACACCCTGTCGTGTGCGACGTAGAAGGCGACCTCCACCTCGCCGCTCGTCTCGCCTGAGGCGACCTGGATGTTCGTCCCGGTCGAGAGCGAGTGGCGGGGCTTCGGGTAGAGGATCGGGGTTCGATCGGGCGGGGACACCCCCTCGGCTTCGAGTTCGGCGACGTGCCGGTCGACGGCGTCGCGGTCCCGCCCCGTCCAGCCGGCGTTGACGAGGCGGTCGATCGAGAGGCTGACCGACTCCTCGTCCCCGTTCCGGTGGAGCAGGCACCCGTAGATGGTCATTCGTAGTATCTGACCTCGAACGTGAGACAGCCGTTGGGTGACCGATACGGGCCGTGTTCCATCCCGGGCTTGCGGTACGCGTACATGCCGGCCGTGAAGGACTCGTCCAGCCGCTTGTCGATGAGTTCGCCGTGGAGGACGTACGCCTCCTCGTAGAACTCGTGGGTGATGACCGACTCGGACTCGGTCCCCGGCTCCAGTTTCAGGAACCGCGTGTGGCTGCCGTCCGGTTCTTCGTGCAGGATCATCTCGGAGACCCCGTCCGAGTAGGCGCCGGCCTGCTCCCACTCGTACTCGTTCGCCTCGGCGGTCGGGTCGTGGAACTCCTTGCTGGGGGTTGGCATCGACGGTCGAAACGAGGAATCCCCGTTATTTATGCGTTCCCGTCAGGATCGCCGATCAGTCCGGCAGTCGTAACAGACGACGTACAATAATCAAAACCATTATACATCTGTATTAGAAGTGTTCGTACACATGGTAGAAGTGGGTACGTTCCACAACGGTAGTACCAACATCGGCCTGAAGCGCCTCGAGAGCGGGCACATCATTCCCGACGCGGACTTCGACGAGCGACGTGCCGACGCGCGCGAGGTGGCACGGGACCAGATCGAACACGGGATCAACGCCGAGAAGGCGGGCCTGGATCGGGTGTACTTCACCGAACACCACTTCCAGCCGATGGGGCTCGAGTTCAGTACGAACCCGCTGATGTCACAGATGCAGGTCGCCAGGGAGACCGACCACGTCAAACTGGCGCAGATCTCGAACATCATCGTCTGGCACGACCCGGTCCGGCTGGCCGAGCAGACGGCGCTGCTCGACGTGATGAGCGACGGGCGCGTCGAGGTCGGCATCGGCCGGGGGTACCAGCCCCGCGAGAACGAGGTGTTCGGACAGTACTGGGGAGGCACCATCCAGAGCCAGGAGCAGAACCGCGTGTCCTTCGAGGAGAAGTTCGAGATCCTCAAGCAGGCGTGGACCGAGGACCTCTTCTCCCATCACGGGGAGTACCACCAGATCCCGCCCGCCCACACCAAGTGGCACCACGGTCAGGAGAAGCAGTACCTCGCCGACGACGTCACGAGTTACGACGTCGACGACATGCTCGAGTGGATCGAGGAGGAGGACGAGTACTCGAGCGGCGGGCAGAGCGTCACCGGCGGCCGCTCGCGGCTCAAGACGCTGAACGTGCTTCCCAAGCCCGTCCAGGAACCGTTCCCGCAGCTCTGGCAGCCGATCAACTCCTCCCGCTCCGTGAAGTGGGCGGCCCGGAACGGCGTCAACCCGATCATCACGCTGGGCCCGGCAAAGCGCATCTCGCCGATCGTCGAGACGTACTACGAGGCTGCCGAGGAAGCCGGCTGGCCCGACGTCCGTCCCGAGTACGACGGCGAACCGTTCGCCTACGGCTGGGACGAGGAGCGGCACCGGGGCGTCGCGATCTACCGTCCGGTGTTCAACACGGAGCACGGGACCGACGAGCAGTACGAGCGGTTCAAGATGGGCCAGGAGTTCCTCTGGCAGTGGTTCGACGCGTTCTTCGGCCTCGAACGGATGCTCTCGATGGACGACGACGAGGTCGACGCGCTCCGTGACCGCCGTGACCTCGCCGAGGACGACTACCTCACGCCGGACATGCAGCTCCTGAAGGAGAAACAGGTCGCCATCGTCGGGGACAGCGAGGAGATCGCCGACCAGCTCGTGGGGCTGGGCGAGGACTGCGGCTACGAGGACTTCAACGTGGCCGGCGTGTTCGAGTGTGCGGGCCTGTCGGGCGAGGAGATCGACGGCCAGATGGAGGTGTTCGGCGAAGAGGTCGTCCCGTACCTCGAAGGCGAGTACCCCAGCCCGTAGTTCGACGCCCGGATCGCCCCTCCATCCGTCCCGATCGTTCATCCACGTTTTACGCCATCTCCGAACACGGTAGCCGACGGCATTCCGGCCGCGAAAACCGACCGAACGGAGCCCGATCAGCTTCCGTTCCGGGCCCGGAATCTCCCCTCATTCGTGCCGGCCCCGCCGGTTTTCGGGTCGCTGAACCGGGTCAAATCGGCCGCCTGGACCCGTTCCGGCCGGGAGCGAACCCGGAGAGCAACCGACCGACGAACTCGACCGGCCGGCCGGGTCGACGTTCGGAATCCCCGAACAACGGCGTCGTGTCCCCGGCCCCTTCGACCGCTGCACGCTCCAATACTTACAGTACTACGGCTGTAAAGTATTCGTGGTATTTGGACACACGTCACAGGACCTCTCGACTCCGGGTCCGAGCCCGCTACGGCTTTCGAACTCGTGTCCGGACATAGCGAACAGATGATGGTCCGTCGCGTCCCCGAACGCGCGTCTCGAGTCGGGAGCGAACGTCCGGCGCGCGCTCCCCGGTTCGGATCGCCGTGGGTCGACGCGATCCGGTCGGGGCCGGCGTCTGCGTCCGCGGAGAAAAGATTATCAGTGAGAAACGAGAACGTGTAGATCCGACAGCGCTGGCAACCAATGAGACACGACAATCGCGTGCGGCGGGAGAGTGCCACGTCACTCGATCGGGACCTGTTGCGCCTGCTGGCCGACCGTGGGGCGGCGTGCCGGGAGACGTGGGTCGACCCGGAGGAGATGGCCGGGCGACTGGATCGGCCGCCGGCGGAGATCGGGTCCGCGCTCCGGGCGATGGCGGCGGAGGGATACCTCCGG
Protein-coding regions in this window:
- a CDS encoding LLM class flavin-dependent oxidoreductase, producing MVEVGTFHNGSTNIGLKRLESGHIIPDADFDERRADAREVARDQIEHGINAEKAGLDRVYFTEHHFQPMGLEFSTNPLMSQMQVARETDHVKLAQISNIIVWHDPVRLAEQTALLDVMSDGRVEVGIGRGYQPRENEVFGQYWGGTIQSQEQNRVSFEEKFEILKQAWTEDLFSHHGEYHQIPPAHTKWHHGQEKQYLADDVTSYDVDDMLEWIEEEDEYSSGGQSVTGGRSRLKTLNVLPKPVQEPFPQLWQPINSSRSVKWAARNGVNPIITLGPAKRISPIVETYYEAAEEAGWPDVRPEYDGEPFAYGWDEERHRGVAIYRPVFNTEHGTDEQYERFKMGQEFLWQWFDAFFGLERMLSMDDDEVDALRDRRDLAEDDYLTPDMQLLKEKQVAIVGDSEEIADQLVGLGEDCGYEDFNVAGVFECAGLSGEEIDGQMEVFGEEVVPYLEGEYPSP